The Chloroflexota bacterium genome includes the window ACGGATAATCGGACAAGCGGATGAAGAACGAACAAACGGACAAACGGATTTGTTTGTTCGTGGAGATTCGAGAATGAAACTACATGATCTGAAACCAGCCGAAGGCGCAACGCATCGCAAGCGACGCGTGGGACGCGGCATCTCCGCCGGGCAAGGCAAGACCGCCGGGCGCGGCACCAAAGGTCAACGCTCGCGCACCGGGCGTGGGATCAAACCATACTTTGAAGGCGGTCAACTGCCGTTGGTGCGGCGTTTGCCACACACGCGCGGGTTTAAGAATTTGTCGCGTGTCGAATACTCGCCGATCAATCTCGATATGCTCAACGCCAAGTTCGATACCGGCGCCGAAGTGACGCCCGACGCGCTTGTCGCGCGCGGCTTGGTGCAAGATGCGGCACGCGTCAAAGTGCTCGGACGCGGCGAGTTGACCAAGGCATTGACCGTCAAGGCGCACGCGTTCTCCGACAGCGCGAAAGAAAAAATCGCGCAAGCCGGCGGCATCGCCGAAGAGATTTCCACGAATGGATAAACGAATCGGCGAATGGCAAATTCGTTTATTCGTTGACGATTCGTGTCTGGAGAAAATTCGATGTTAGAAGCCGTTCGAAATGCAATGCGCTTGCCAGACCTGCGCTACAAGATTTTGTTTACGCTCGGGATTCTGGTGATCTATCGCTTGGCGGCGCACATTCCAGTGCCAGGTGTGGATCCGCAGGCGCTTTCCCAGGTTTTCAGTTCGAACCAATTGCTCGGTTTTCTCGATCTGTTTTCCGGCGGCGCGCTTTCTAACTTTTCGGTCGTTGCTATGGGGGTGTATCCGTACATCACCGCGCAAATTATCATGCAACTCGCGGTCGGCATTGTGCCCCAACTGGAAAAGATGATGAAGGAAGGCGGCGACGCCGGGCGTCAGCGTATCAGTCAGTACACGCACTTGCTCGCTGTCCCGCTCGCGGCGTTGCAAGCGTTCGGTCAAGGCATCGTCTTGACGCAAAGCAATCCGCCGGTGTTGAGCCACTTTGGATTCGGCGAATATACGCTCGAAACACTCGCCATTCTCTTCACGCTTACAGCCGGCACGATGTTCGCGGTTTGGCTGGGCGAGTTGATTACCGAGCAAGGCATTGGGAGCGGTGTTTCGATCATTATCTTTGGCGGCATCGTCGCGGCAGTACCGCAGCGCATCGGACAAATGGCAACTTCGAATCCGGTTTCCTTGTTGGTCTTTGCGGCGATTACGGTCGTCACCATCGTCGGCATCATTTTCATCAACGAAGGACAACGCCGCGTGCCGGTGATGTACGCCAAGCGCGTGCGCGGAAACAAAGTGGTCGGCGGACAGAGCACGCACATTCCGCTGAAAGTCAATTCGTCGGGCATGATCCCGCTCATCTTCGCCATCTCGATCCTGATTTTCCCGGGCGTGCTCGCCGGCTACTTTACGGCTTCCGGCACCGAGTGGGTGCGCAATGTGGCGCTCGCGATTGTGAACGCGTTCAACCAGAGCAGTCCGATCTACTGGATCACATACTTTTTGATGGTCATTGGTTTTACGTACTTTTACACGGACGTGATTTTCCGTCAGCAGAATTTGCCCGAGGTGTTGCAACAGCAAGGCGGCGCGATTCCGGGAATTCGCCCCGGCAAAAAGACGGAAGAGTACTTGAACGGTGTGCTGCAACGGATTACGCTGGTCGGCGCGGTCTTTCTCGGCATCGTCGCGATCATGCCGTTCATCGTGAGCGATGTGACCGAGACAACCTCGCTCATCATCACGAGCACCGGCTTGCTCATCGTCGTCGGCGTGGTGCTCGATACGATGAAGCAATTGCAAGCGCAGTTGGTCATGCGGCACTATGAAGGATTCATCAAGTAGAGAAATTGGAAGTTAGAGATTGGAAATTAGAACACCGCAACGTATTCCAACATCTAGCATTCAATTCCCAACATCCAACATACCTCACCGTGGAGGTCGTGATGAGCAATTCACCCAAGTATGTCATTTTACTCGGCGCGCCGGGCGCGGGCAAGGGTACGCAAGCCGAGATGCTGCGCGAACGATTCGGTCTGGCGCACGTTTCATCCGGCGATCTGTTTCGCGAAAATGTTTCGAAGCAAACATCGCTGGGTGTGCTTGCAAAATCGTACATGGACAAGGGTGAGTTGGTTCCCGACGATGTGACGATTCGGATGGTGATGGAGCGGATCGCACGGCCGGATTGCGCGCAAGGCGTCGTGTTCGATGGGTTTCCGCGGACTGAAGCGCAGGCGCAGGCGCTCGACGCCGCGTTCGCGCAGGAAGCCAAGCGCGTCGGCGCGGCGCTCTTGGTGAAGGTGCGCGACCAGGTTCTGATCGAACGATTGTCGGCGCGATGGTTTTGTCCGGCGGATAATTCGGTGTATAATCTGCTTTCGAATCCGCCCAAGGTGGCTGGGATGTGCGACAAGGATGGCGCGCGGCTTATCCAACGCAACGACGACAAACCGGAAACGGTCACGCGGCGTCTCCAGGTGTATCATGCGCAGACCGCGCCGCTGATCGGGTACTATCGCGCGGTGGGTTTGTTGCGCGAAGCCGACGGCGAACAAAACATTGATTTGGTTCAGCAAGACATTGTCAAGATAGTGGAAGCATTGTGATCGTTTTGAAATCTTCCAGCGAGATCGCTCAAATGCGTCTCGCGGGTCGGCTCGTCGCCGAAGTGCTCGATGCCCTGCGCGATCAGATCAAGCCCGGGGTTTCGACCGCCGAACTCGACGAGTTTACGCACGGGTTCATTACCAAACGCAAAGCGTTTCCCACCTTCAAGGGGTATCGCGGTTTTCCCGCCTCGATCTGCGCGTCCATCAACAACGAAGTGGTGCATGGCATTCCGAATCGCAAGCGCGTTTTGCAGGACGGCGACATCATTTCGATTGACGTAGGCGCGACGCTCAACGGATTTGTCGGCGATAGCGCGCGGACATTTCCGGTCGGCAAGATTTCGACGAACGCGCAACGGTTGCTCCAAGTAACGGAGGCATCGCTCTACGCGGCGATTCAGCAGGTGCGAGTCGGCAAGTATCTCGAAGACATTTCCGCCACGGTGCAGGATTATGCCGAAGCGCGCGGGTATTCGGTGGTGCGCGAGTACGTGGGGCACGGCGTGGGGCGGACGATGCACGAAGAGCCGCAAATTCCGAACTATCGGCAAGGCAAACGCGGTCCCGCGCTGAAACCGGGAATGACGCTCGCGATCGAGCCGATGATCAACGAAGGTAAATGGGAGACGCGCGTTTTGCGCGACAAGTGGACGGTGATTACTAAAGACGGCAAACTCTCGGCGCACTTTGAACACACGGTCGCCGTGACGGACGGAGAGCCGGAGATTCTCACGAAATTATAGTTGGAGTAGTCAGAAGTCAGAAATTTTTGCGTGTTCTTCATTCTGAATTCTGGGCTCTGAATTCTGGAGGATGGAATGAAGGTTCGACCATCGGTCAAACCACGTTGCGAAAAATGCAAGGTCGTTCGACGGCGCGGCATCGTGCGCGTGATTTGCGAAAATCCAAAACACAAACAGAAACAGGGTTAGTTAACGGGTAGAAACGGATAAACGGATTTTTGAAACAGATTGTTTATTCGTTTGATTCGATGGAGGAAGCATGGCTCGTATCGCTGGGGTGGACCTGCCGCGACAAAAGCGGGTGGACATTGCTCTGCGCTACATTTATGGGATCGGACCGTTGCGCGCGACGGAAATCGTGCAAAAAGCGCAACTCGATCCGGCAATGCGCGTCAAGGATTTGAGCGAAGCCGAAGTCGCGCGCATTCGTAACGTCCTGGATCGCGATTACAAAGTGGAAGGCGATCTGCGTCGCGAGATCGCGATGAACATCAAGCGGTTGCAGGAAATTGGCACGTATCGCGGTTTGCGCCACCGCCGTAATTTGCCGGCGCGTGGTCAACGCTCGCGCACGAACGCGCGCACCAAGCGCGGCTCGCGCAAGACGGTCGCCGGACGCAAGCGTTCGAAGGCGAAGAAGTAAAACGGAATGAAACGGATAAACCGATAAACGGATTCGGTTATTCGTTGAAGAGGAGATTATGGCGGACGAACAGAAAACGACAGCTCAATCTTCAGCCGCGCCGCGCCGCGCCCCGATGGCGCCCCGCCGCGGTGGCAAGAAGGAACGGAAATCCATTCCCTTTGGTCACGTGCATATTCACGCGTCGTTTAACAACACGATCGTGACGTTCAGCGATCCGCAAGGGAACACGGTCGCGTGGGGGAGCGCCGGCGCGAGCGGGTTCAAGGGTTCGCGCAAGAGTACGCCCTATGCCGCGCAGATCGCCGCGCAAAACACCGCGCGCACCGCGATGGACATGGGCATGCGCGAAGTCGAAGTCGAAGTGCAAGGACCGGGTCCCGGTCGCGAATCCGCGATTCGCGCGTTGCAACAAGCCGGCTTGCGCGTTCGCTCGATTCGCGACGTGACGCCGATTCCGCATAACGGTTGTCGTCCGCCCAAAAAACGCCGCGTCTGATCGGCGTGTGGCGCAAGTTTCCAACTTGCGACGCGATTGCGATTTTGGATTTGTTTTATCGAGCGTCGCAGAGTTCTGCGACTCGGATACGAGGAGATTGAATGGCACGGTACATTGGATCCGTTTGCGCGTTGTGCCGCCGCGAAGGCGTCAAATTATTCTTAAAGGGCGAGCGTTGCTTTTCCGCCAAGTGTGCGGTGGAAAAACGCGCCTACGCGCCCGGTCAACACGGACCGACCGGCGGAGGACGCCGCAAGGCAAGCGATTACGCAACCCAGTTGCGCGAAAAACAAAAGGCGCGGCGCATCTACGGCATACTCGAGCGCCAGTTCCGCCGCTATTTTGCTGAAGCCGCGAAATCGAGCGGCGTGACCGGCGCGGCATTATTGCAAATGCTCGAAAGCCGTCTCGACAACGTCGTCTTTCGCCTGGGTTTGGCGGCGAGCCGACGTCAGGCGCGCCAATTGGTTTTGCATGGACACATTGCAGTGAACGGCAAGAAAGCCAACGTTCCTTCGATGTTGCTCAAAGCCGGCGACGCCGTCGCGGTGCTCGAAGTCAGCCGCAAGAGTCCGTACTTCCAAGCCCTAACCAAAACCCTGGGACGCCACGGCGTACCCGAGTGGCTCTCGTTCGACGCGAACAATTGGAACGGCTCGGTGCTCAGTCTGCCCTCGCGCCAACAAATTGATACGGCGCTCAAAGAACAACTGATTGTCGAGTACTACAGCCGGTAAAGATTAGTGCAATAGTTGGATAGTTTGTTAGTGCGTTAGTTGACAAACCACTATCGCACTACACTTGCCCTGGCGGTAACGCAAGTGCCAGGGTCGCACTATCGCACTATTCAACTAATCTGAACTAGGAGGATTTAGGTGGAAGCAGTCCTGCCTAAGATTGAAGCGGAAGCCACGTCAAAAAGCTTTGGCAAGTTTGTAATTGGTCCTCTCGAAAGCGGATATGGTGTGACCATGGGCAACGCGCTACGCCGCGTGTTGTTGGCGTCGTTGAACGGCGCGGCAGTGACCTCGGTCAAGGTCGAGGACGTGC containing:
- the rpmJ gene encoding 50S ribosomal protein L36; the protein is MKVRPSVKPRCEKCKVVRRRGIVRVICENPKHKQKQG
- the rpsM gene encoding 30S ribosomal protein S13: MARIAGVDLPRQKRVDIALRYIYGIGPLRATEIVQKAQLDPAMRVKDLSEAEVARIRNVLDRDYKVEGDLRREIAMNIKRLQEIGTYRGLRHRRNLPARGQRSRTNARTKRGSRKTVAGRKRSKAKK
- the rplO gene encoding 50S ribosomal protein L15 — its product is MKLHDLKPAEGATHRKRRVGRGISAGQGKTAGRGTKGQRSRTGRGIKPYFEGGQLPLVRRLPHTRGFKNLSRVEYSPINLDMLNAKFDTGAEVTPDALVARGLVQDAARVKVLGRGELTKALTVKAHAFSDSAKEKIAQAGGIAEEISTNG
- the secY gene encoding preprotein translocase subunit SecY, which encodes MLEAVRNAMRLPDLRYKILFTLGILVIYRLAAHIPVPGVDPQALSQVFSSNQLLGFLDLFSGGALSNFSVVAMGVYPYITAQIIMQLAVGIVPQLEKMMKEGGDAGRQRISQYTHLLAVPLAALQAFGQGIVLTQSNPPVLSHFGFGEYTLETLAILFTLTAGTMFAVWLGELITEQGIGSGVSIIIFGGIVAAVPQRIGQMATSNPVSLLVFAAITVVTIVGIIFINEGQRRVPVMYAKRVRGNKVVGGQSTHIPLKVNSSGMIPLIFAISILIFPGVLAGYFTASGTEWVRNVALAIVNAFNQSSPIYWITYFLMVIGFTYFYTDVIFRQQNLPEVLQQQGGAIPGIRPGKKTEEYLNGVLQRITLVGAVFLGIVAIMPFIVSDVTETTSLIITSTGLLIVVGVVLDTMKQLQAQLVMRHYEGFIK
- the rpsK gene encoding 30S ribosomal protein S11 — its product is MAPRRGGKKERKSIPFGHVHIHASFNNTIVTFSDPQGNTVAWGSAGASGFKGSRKSTPYAAQIAAQNTARTAMDMGMREVEVEVQGPGPGRESAIRALQQAGLRVRSIRDVTPIPHNGCRPPKKRRV
- a CDS encoding adenylate kinase: MSNSPKYVILLGAPGAGKGTQAEMLRERFGLAHVSSGDLFRENVSKQTSLGVLAKSYMDKGELVPDDVTIRMVMERIARPDCAQGVVFDGFPRTEAQAQALDAAFAQEAKRVGAALLVKVRDQVLIERLSARWFCPADNSVYNLLSNPPKVAGMCDKDGARLIQRNDDKPETVTRRLQVYHAQTAPLIGYYRAVGLLREADGEQNIDLVQQDIVKIVEAL
- the rpsD gene encoding 30S ribosomal protein S4 gives rise to the protein MARYIGSVCALCRREGVKLFLKGERCFSAKCAVEKRAYAPGQHGPTGGGRRKASDYATQLREKQKARRIYGILERQFRRYFAEAAKSSGVTGAALLQMLESRLDNVVFRLGLAASRRQARQLVLHGHIAVNGKKANVPSMLLKAGDAVAVLEVSRKSPYFQALTKTLGRHGVPEWLSFDANNWNGSVLSLPSRQQIDTALKEQLIVEYYSR
- the map gene encoding type I methionyl aminopeptidase; protein product: MIVLKSSSEIAQMRLAGRLVAEVLDALRDQIKPGVSTAELDEFTHGFITKRKAFPTFKGYRGFPASICASINNEVVHGIPNRKRVLQDGDIISIDVGATLNGFVGDSARTFPVGKISTNAQRLLQVTEASLYAAIQQVRVGKYLEDISATVQDYAEARGYSVVREYVGHGVGRTMHEEPQIPNYRQGKRGPALKPGMTLAIEPMINEGKWETRVLRDKWTVITKDGKLSAHFEHTVAVTDGEPEILTKL